The following DNA comes from Triticum aestivum cultivar Chinese Spring chromosome 3D, IWGSC CS RefSeq v2.1, whole genome shotgun sequence.
TCATTACATGATATTTTGAATCTCTATGAACATTTGTTGAACgacgaaaaatcatagaaaatgtgTAAACATTTTGTAAGTTCACAACacttttgaaattcatgaatattttcaaatAAGCATATCTTTAGTTTTGTTTTAAAAAATAAGATGTGTGATAATTGGAAAACCCTCTGTTTCCACCGGCTGATAATAACGAAACTTAAACCTCCTGCACTGCTTGCCACGTGCCCCCTGGACCCATCCATCGCTTTGCTCCAGCCTTATCTCTTCACATCCCTTGTCCTCTGTACGTTTTCGCCGCTCATCTTTTTCCCCTCCCCATCTCTGGCCCTCCCGCTCGAAGGAGAGAATCTCCCATGGGCCATGGCAACGCCGGCCACCCCCGCCCAACCAAAAGACCGCGACGCGAGCCCCTGCCCCGCCCCTCTCCTCGCTCCCGTCCCCATCGCGATTTGATTCGTCTCCCCACCTCCCGTTCCGCTGCCCCATGCCTCCCGCGCGCCCCCTGCGCGCCGACTCCTCTTGACCCCGTCCCCggcgacgacgacgccgccgccaccatgGCCGTCGATTCCGACAGAGGTATTGCTCCACTGATCCCTTTGGTCTGGTTTGATCGGACCCTCTGGTTGTGATCCTTACTTGTGCTGTGTTGGGTGGGCGCAGGGGAGGGGGATTTGGAGATTGGGTTGGCGTCGCCGGGGTCGGAGGGAGGGGTTTCGCCCGTCGCCCCAGGCCGCCGGGCGCTCGAGTCCTTCCTCTCCGGGAAGTGTCTCGACCAGTCGCCGTCGCGGGCGGTCAGGCGCCCCGCGCTAGTCATGTCCAGCTCCGGGAAGCGCCTGGACCAGTCGCCCTCGCGCCGGTGCTGGTCATGTCCCACTCCAGCAAACGCCTGGACCAGCCGCCCGGCCGCCCGGTGCTGGCCATGTCCCGCTCCAGCAACCGCCTCGACCACGGCGTCGTcgtcctccccgacgccggcgaagGGCCCGGCGCTCGTCATGTCCGGCTCCAGCAAGCGGCTGGAGCAGTCGCtcgcgtccccgtccccgtcgcccaaGGCCGGCGCCGCGGCGCCGCCCGTGCTGGTGCTCTCCAACTCCGGCAAGCGGATGGACCAGGCGGACATGAACCGCTCTTGCTGTGATGCAACTCGTCCACGACAGCCGACATCGATGCCCGCTGCATGGCAGCTATGGCGGCGCCGCGACCGCTGCATCGCACCTCCGCCAGCGTCGACAACCGCTGCATCGCAGCTCCAGCGGCCACTGCATAGCAGCTCCAACGAGGTCGGCGGCCACTGCATCGCAGCTCCGGCGGCATCGACGCCTGCTGCATAGCAGCTCCGGTAGCATCGACGATCGCTGCATAGCAGCTCCGGCGGTGTCACGGCCGCTGCAATGCAACTCCGGCGGCATCAAGGACCGCTGCATCGCAGCTCCGGCGGCATCGACAATCGCTGCATAGCAGCTCTGACGGTGTCACGGCCGCTGCAATGCAACTCCGGCGGCGTCGAGGACCGCTGCATCGCAGCTCCGGCGGCATCGATGACCGCTGTGTAGCAGCTCCGGCGGCCGCTGCATCgtagctccggcggcggcggcgtcgtccgcTGCATCGTAGCTCCTGTGGCCGTTGCATCATAGCTCAGACGGCGTCGAGGCCGCTGCTGTCGTGCTTGGAGCGGGACAGTGGGAGCTGTGGGTGATGCATGCGCTGCGCGAGGGGAAGATAGCACTGAGGGGAAGTGCGATCCATGGAACACCAAAGAAACGGCTAGGATTTGCTCCATCGAACGGTTATCAAGGCGGTTGATAACTCTGAGCTATCCGCCGGCTTACGCCTAGCATCGGCCGTGATAATTACTTTAGTAAACATTTTTCAACTCCCAAATATATTTTAAAGTCCATGAGAAGTTTTTTTAACAAATTCTTGGGCATTTTTTTAATTTGCACGTCTTAATTTTTTGTCTtgtaaaaatatgaaaacaaagatTGAAAAGAAACATATAGCTGGAAGGAAATTGCCTCGAGGGGGGGGGGGATGTTTTGGCACTTTTAATTTTGCCTATTTTTCAACGAAACAAAAGTAGAAGAATGGGAAACTTAAAAGTGAAATAAACCAACAGATATCAAAACAAAAACTTAATATTGGGGAATTGAAAAAATTAAAAGATAGATTTAAATAGAAAATAATGTATCTAATTTGAACTGAAACAAACAGCTGTAGAAGGAAAAAAACTGAAAATTGGacaacaaaaaaacagaaattgtTTTTGAGCAAAACCGGAACCAAGATATGTGTAAACAAAAGAAATgagaaaattaagaaaaataaagaaaaaaattgcaGCAAAACTGACACCAAAGGATGTAAAAAACGAAAACAAAAAATAAaccataaaataaaaatagtagcaAAACTGAAACGTGCAGATGTATAGACAAAAGAGTTGAaataaacagaaaacagaaaatctGAACAAACACATAAACCAACAGATAATGAAAGCGAAGGGGCCTCCTATGTGACACGCTCCGCGTCAAGTTGCAACCGAAATCGAATGAGCACTGTGGCTAAAAAAACTATATGCAGTTGCGGGGATTCAAACACATGATGCACTGCTAAAAACGGCGAGTTCCTACTAGCCAAGCTAGAAGTTGTAGCTGATTAAAGAGTAGCATCAATTTGAAAGAACCAAACACGCTGCACATATCCAAATTAATTTAGGAATTTCGaaagtaattttttttcaaaaatcggAATGTTCTGTGAAACGCAAACACTTTCCAAATTTGCAAACTAATTTTAAAAAGCTATAACATTTCtcaaaaacaagaacattttttgaaaatcttgAACAATTTTCTTGAAaggagaacattttttcaaatttcaaaacaaaatttggaaacgtgaacaaattttgaaattccagAACGAAATTTGCAAACACGATTTTATAAAaacttgtgaacaatttttgaaactggaacattttttggaactccagaaaaaatgaaaacatgaacaatttcaGAAAATAGGAACATTTTTGAAAAATTGTTAAAATTTTGAACAGAAACATTCCAAACATTTTTTGTAAAACAAGAACTTTTTCTGAAATGCCCAAACAACTTTTGCAAAATGCGAACACTTTTTGAATTTACGAACTTTTTTAAACACGAATATTTTTTGCAATTTTGAACATTTTGTAGAAAACAAACAAATTTTGAACTTTCTGAACAATtttcaaaagaaatgaaaaaacaaacagaaaacagaaaaaaggaaaagaaagaagaaaaggaaacagaaaacggaatgaagaaaaagaaaaaacgaaaaacgaaaaaaaccaaagaagaaacaggaaaatcggtcaaaaagaaaaaaaacggtctgggaaccttctagaaggttcgcAAAACCGGCTGGCTAGCTCTCGTATAATGGGACGGCGGGGTATCACCTGTGCGTTCTGACGATAATTTGACGCAGTGAGCAGCGCATAGGGTTTTCCCGCTGGTTGTACAGGAGCTCATATACGACCCTTCATGCGCCCGCCCAACGCACGCCCCGGCTCGTTTTTTTTTCTCCAGAAAAATACTTTCATTGTTCATTCTTTGGCTGGTCGCTGGGTCGCTGCTCAATAGTCACGGTTGACCGGTAAACCGTGGACTTTtgaaaaataaaatacaaaaaagaaTCATGACTTCAAAATTGTTCATTGATTTTTAAAAGagttcacaaacttcaaaaaattaaCAATGTTGAATAAATTTTGTATCAATTTCGGAAAAAGGTTCAtccttttttaaaaaaatcatcgatttCTAAAAAAtaatttaaattttttaaaaagttACAAATTTCAGAAAAAGTAtatcaattttaaaaaatatttcttAGTTTGAAAAAAAGTTAATCTATTTCTATACCACTATGTAGTGTGCCAATAGCTTCAAATATTGGTCGTTGGATATGCCCATCCAACGGTCAAGAGAAGGCAAATCCGAGCATTATCATCCATTGGATATAGTTTTCAACTCATAGGATTCTGCCACGTGGCCTTCTAATTGAACCCCCAACTCAACCATCTCATGTGTTCTAGAAGCATCTATTCACATGCTTATCTGATACTCTAATAAAAAGAGTCTAGAACAATCTGGATTCTATAAAGGTAAGAACCAAGTTGGATCTTGTCCGATAGGATTCTAGGAAAGATAATACATATTCAAATGTATTTTCCCATGCTTTTTATATATATTTCAATGGCGTGCAAATCATGTACAATTTACTAGTGGAAAATAGTTCGTCAaccttgaaaaaagttcatcgattttgagaaagGATTAGCGATTGAAAAAGTTCAGAAATTTAAAAAGAGTTTATTAATTTGGAAAATGTTGAAGGATTTGAAAATTAGTACATCGATTTTACAGATGATTGCGAAATTGAAAAAGTTCACGCATTTATTAAAAGAGTAAGaacaaggaaaaaagaaagaaaaatgcaaAGAAAACCGTTCAAAAAAACAATGAGTAATAAACTCAAAAGAAGGTAACCAGTCACGTCCAAAGGAGTATGTTGTGTGGTTATCACGGCATACACTTGTCCATCCACTGGGGCTGGGCCTATTTACTTATTTATTTGTGTCGTTGCACCCCGTGTGTCGGATTAATGAGCGGCTTACTTATTCAGTTTTTTGAAGCATCCCAGctcggttttgggaagcttctcgAAGCTTCCAATCTATTAATTTTCTTCTTTATTTCGGTTTACCTGCTTCAGTCATCTTTATTCTTTTTTGGGCATTTTTGTGTTTTCcatctttttctaaaaaaaaatcttTTTTCTTTTTAACATTGGGATTGTTTTACTTTGAAAACATTTTTCGAATTTTGTGAAATTTTACAATTTCgagaacttttttcaaatacaagagATTAATAAAATTAATCATGTTTTTTTAAAAAATTCCTGATATTTTTCAAATTTATTAAATTTTCAAGgtcatttttttaattcatgagtCTTTCCAATTGGAGAAccatttcaaatttgtgaatattttcaaGTTCGTGTTTTTttataaattcatgaactttttcaagttcatgattttttttcaaattcataaactttttAATATACATGAAGTTTTTTCAAATCATGAACTTTTTCATATCCATGAAGTTTTTccaaatgcatgaactttttaaaattcatgaacgttttcaaatttctgaactttttcaaattcatgattttttttctcaaatcCGTAAACTTTTTTCAAGCTTGCAAACTTTTTTATATCCTTGATATTTTAAAATCCATGAAACTCGCGAACTTTTCTACAATTTGAAATTTGTTTTTCTTCATATTCATGTTCTATAAGTTAGGAATCTTGTTAATATCCTAAAAAAAATTCTAACGCTTATTGGCCGCGGCCCGTGTAGCTCCACGTGCCGACATTAGAGCGTGTCCATTTGATGATTTATTTTACATCATCATAATATAGTGCGAGTAAAATATACATCAGAAAACATTCTTTTTACATCACCGAAAAACATCCAACTCTAACATATGATGTAAAATACAATAGCCACGCGGCGGCCGCTCCAACAGGTGATGTAAAAATAGGACAACGGTATCGCAACAGCAACTGAACAGTAGCCAACAACAACAGTAGCCAATTAATTCATAAACAAATAAAACAACAATTTCATCAGTCCACAACATCAAATTATCACATAATTCATCAAATCCATAACATGAAATGAAACTAGGAGAATTATTCCCCATGCAATTTCCACCACTCCTCCATGAGGTCTTTTTTAAGATCATTGTGTGTCTCGGCCTCTCTGATGTCATGACACACCTCCATGAAACATCGGATTTGGTCTTCCCTTCTAATCGGACGAACGTATATGCCCATGATGTCATAGAAGATGTAATCCAAATCATGTCCATGCTCATTCTCGATGagcatgttgtgcatga
Coding sequences within:
- the LOC123074131 gene encoding mucin-1 — protein: MGHGNAGHPRPTKRPRREPLPRPSPRSRPHRDLIRLPTSRSAAPCLPRAPCAPTPLDPVPGDDDAAATMAVDSDRGEGDLEIGLASPGSEGGVSPVAPGRRALESFLSGKCLDQSPSRAVRRPALVMSSSGKRLDQSPSRRCWSCPTPANAWTSRPAARCWPCPAPATASTTASSSSPTPAKGPALVMSGSSKRLEQSLASPSPSPKAGAAAPPVLVLSNSGKRMDQADMNRSCCDATRPRQPTSMPAAWQLWRRRDRCIAPPPASTTAASQLQRPLHSSSNEVGGHCIAAPAASTPAA